In the genome of Streptomyces sp. SAI-127, the window GGAACAGCAGGGACTCACCCTCGGCGACCAGCCGCACCGCGTGCACGATCTCGGCCGGCCGGGCCCGCTTCAGCAGAAACCCGTCGGCACCGGCCCGCAGCGCCTCGTACACGTACTCGTCGTTCTCGAACGTCGTCACCACGAGGATCTTCGGCGGCTCCTCGACCGTCCGCAGCACCGCGCGCGTGGCCTCGATGCCGTCCAGCAGAGGCATCCGTACGTCCATGGCGACCACGTCGGGCCGCAGCTGCCGCACGAGGGGGATCACCGCCGCCCCGTCGGCCGCCTCGCCGACGACCTCGATGTCGGGCTGCGCCTCGAGCACCGCCCGCAGA includes:
- a CDS encoding response regulator transcription factor, producing MPVTVLLVDDEPLVRAGLRAVLEAQPDIEVVGEAADGAAVIPLVRQLRPDVVAMDVRMPLLDGIEATRAVLRTVEEPPKILVVTTFENDEYVYEALRAGADGFLLKRARPAEIVHAVRLVAEGESLLFPASVRQLAAQYGEEGGNRAARAAMERAQLTEREAEVLRLMARGLSNAEIAARLIVGTETVKSHVSAVLAKLGARDRTQAVIAAYESGFVAPG